A section of the Chryseobacterium ginsenosidimutans genome encodes:
- a CDS encoding ferredoxin produces MSDINIKITDREGVTHDVIAPTDMSMNLMEIIRSYELAEEGTIGVCGGMAMCASCQVYVIADPGLEPMGDEEDAMLGEAFHVKENSRLGCQLHMAMAMEGLEVEIAPYP; encoded by the coding sequence ATGTCAGATATCAATATAAAAATTACCGATAGAGAAGGGGTAACTCACGATGTTATTGCGCCAACGGATATGTCCATGAATTTAATGGAAATCATCCGTTCGTATGAATTGGCAGAAGAAGGAACAATCGGAGTTTGTGGAGGAATGGCAATGTGTGCTTCTTGTCAGGTCTATGTAATTGCTGATCCGGGACTTGAGCCGATGGGTGATGAAGAAGATGCAATGCTGGGTGAAGCTTTTCATGTAAAAGAAAACAGCAGATTGGGCTGTCAGCTGCATATGGCAATGGCAATGGAAGGTCTTGAAGTGGAAATTGCTCCTTATCCTTAG
- a CDS encoding glycosyltransferase family 2 protein: MISVIIPMYNAEQSIVFTLDSVKNQTFPQEEFEIIIVNDGSTDNSSTIVEGYIRQNPQMNVILLHQKNGGVSKARNTGLKIAKGNYIALLDADDEWHPTKIEKQIQYFENGSLKIDFLATARNNNKILFPYHIKNGLAEITFNKLLIRNEAQPSTVIFRRKVLENTGYFDDNQRYAEDVNYWMKVALKNKMYILSESLVIVGKGKRSFGVSGLSANLQEMAKGFKKNLKEMYILGEINYLQYILFRLFYKAKYLLLLFRTFYYNLNKTKK; encoded by the coding sequence ATGATTTCCGTAATTATTCCAATGTATAATGCAGAGCAGTCTATTGTTTTTACTTTAGATTCTGTAAAAAATCAAACTTTTCCTCAAGAAGAATTTGAAATTATCATTGTGAATGATGGTTCTACAGACAACAGCTCAACTATTGTAGAGGGTTATATCAGGCAAAATCCTCAAATGAATGTTATTCTGTTGCATCAAAAGAACGGTGGAGTTTCAAAAGCCAGAAATACAGGATTAAAAATCGCAAAAGGAAATTATATTGCTCTTTTGGACGCAGATGATGAATGGCATCCGACAAAAATTGAAAAACAAATACAGTATTTTGAAAACGGTAGTTTAAAAATTGATTTTTTAGCGACTGCCAGGAATAATAATAAAATTCTTTTCCCCTACCATATAAAAAACGGACTTGCAGAGATCACTTTTAATAAACTCTTGATCAGAAACGAAGCACAACCTTCAACCGTAATATTCAGGAGAAAAGTTCTTGAAAATACAGGGTATTTTGACGATAATCAAAGATATGCGGAAGACGTTAATTATTGGATGAAAGTTGCATTAAAAAATAAAATGTATATCTTGAGCGAAAGTTTAGTGATCGTAGGAAAAGGAAAAAGAAGTTTTGGGGTTTCAGGTTTATCAGCAAATCTTCAGGAAATGGCAAAAGGTTTTAAGAAAAACTTAAAAGAAATGTACATTTTAGGAGAAATAAACTATCTTCAATATATCTTATTTAGGCTATTTTACAAAGCAAAATATTTACTTTTGCTGTTCCGGACTTTTTATTATAACTTAAACAAAACGAAAAAATAA
- a CDS encoding LOG family protein — protein MKSITVFCGSSFGSDDIYKEQATLLGQTLAKQNIQLIYGGANVGLMGAVADGVLNEGGKVIGVLPHFLQSKEITHNNLTELILVETMHERKTKMSELCDGVIVLPGGYGTLEEFFEMITWAQLGLHKKPIAVLNIDGFYDDLIKLVQTMVDKGFLKQINRDMLLISDTIDELLEKMRNYEAPNVGKWISKEEV, from the coding sequence ATGAAAAGCATCACCGTATTCTGCGGATCGAGTTTCGGTTCGGATGATATTTATAAAGAACAGGCAACTTTACTTGGCCAGACGTTGGCAAAACAAAATATACAATTGATTTATGGCGGTGCAAACGTTGGTTTGATGGGTGCAGTTGCCGACGGAGTTTTAAATGAAGGCGGAAAAGTAATTGGAGTTCTTCCCCACTTTTTACAGTCAAAGGAAATTACTCATAACAATTTGACAGAACTTATTCTAGTCGAAACCATGCACGAAAGAAAAACTAAGATGAGCGAACTTTGCGACGGCGTCATTGTTCTTCCCGGTGGTTACGGAACGTTGGAAGAGTTTTTCGAAATGATCACATGGGCACAACTTGGACTTCATAAAAAACCAATTGCAGTTCTGAATATTGATGGATTTTATGATGATTTGATTAAATTAGTTCAAACGATGGTTGATAAAGGATTTTTAAAACAAATTAATCGTGATATGCTTTTGATAAGTGATACTATTGATGAGTTGTTGGAGAAAATGAGAAATTATGAAGCTCCAAATGTTGGAAAGTGGATTTCTAAGGAAGAAGTTTAA
- the secG gene encoding preprotein translocase subunit SecG, which yields MDTIFILLMVLIMIASVLLVIVVMAQNPKGGGLSSTFGGASSAQFGVQRTNDFMEKATWTLGATIIVLILLSVVITGKPSTAAPVQVPAKKEAPAKQSAAPASTTVPAQTPAPTK from the coding sequence ATGGATACTATATTTATACTATTGATGGTTCTTATTATGATTGCTAGTGTTTTACTGGTGATCGTTGTTATGGCTCAAAACCCAAAAGGAGGAGGCCTTTCCAGTACTTTCGGAGGTGCATCTTCTGCTCAGTTTGGAGTACAAAGAACTAATGACTTCATGGAAAAAGCAACTTGGACTTTAGGAGCAACTATCATTGTTCTTATCCTATTAAGCGTTGTAATTACAGGTAAACCATCAACTGCTGCGCCAGTTCAGGTTCCAGCAAAAAAAGAAGCTCCGGCTAAGCAATCTGCTGCTCCTGCTTCTACAACTGTACCGGCTCAGACTCCTGCGCCAACTAAATAA
- a CDS encoding M16 family metallopeptidase — MKKQLTYIAAAFLFAGTISAQKIDLNAMPKPGPTPAINIAKPKTFQLNNGLTVMVVENNKLPRVSASLSMDRAPYNEGSVTGVSEIMAEQFENGTTSMSKDDFNKKVDYLGANLNFSSNGASANSLSKYFPEVLSLLSDAIINPKFSAEEIQNSKERAIEGLKSDEKNASSIAGRVSNALMYGKNTSRGEFETVESINKIQLSDVQNTYKKYYAPDNAYLVIVGDVKFDQVKPLIEKAFSGWKKANTPITPLEPSGNVAKTEINVVDVPSAVQSVVSLNNLNTLKMKDANYFPATIANYILGGGGEARLFMNLREKNGFTYGAYSSMSASKYSPQFSASASVRNEVTDKAVKEFINELNAISTVKPEELENAKAKLKGSFIMSLEQPATIARFAVNQKVQDLPADFYTNYLKSIDKVTAADVSNAVKTTILPNQSRIFIAGKASDISEGLEKLGYPVKYFDKEANPVAKPTVQKVDASVSVASIADKYIAAIGGKANLAKISSYTMNASMSMQGQNIDFKIVKAQGGKELTTVTAMGQVVQKQVFDGKTGFSEQMGKKVEMKPEQIAEKQKNTELFEELGFAKSADYKLGGIEKIGGEDSYAIKGNDTTYYYSVATGLKTGETKKIKVQGQEMTIPSVFSNYKDVNGVKMPYTISVNQMGMDMTMNVKSYEVNKATDADFK; from the coding sequence ATGAAAAAGCAATTAACATATATAGCTGCAGCGTTTTTATTCGCGGGAACGATTTCAGCACAAAAAATAGATCTTAATGCAATGCCAAAACCAGGACCTACTCCTGCGATCAACATTGCTAAGCCAAAGACCTTCCAACTAAACAACGGTCTTACAGTAATGGTTGTGGAAAACAACAAATTGCCAAGAGTAAGCGCAAGCCTTTCTATGGACAGAGCTCCTTACAACGAAGGAAGCGTAACGGGTGTAAGCGAAATCATGGCTGAACAGTTCGAAAACGGAACGACAAGCATGAGCAAAGATGATTTCAACAAAAAAGTTGATTATCTTGGAGCTAATCTTAATTTCTCTTCAAACGGAGCTTCTGCAAATTCGCTTTCAAAATATTTCCCTGAAGTTTTAAGTTTACTATCTGATGCGATTATCAATCCCAAATTTTCTGCTGAGGAAATTCAAAACTCTAAAGAAAGAGCTATCGAAGGATTAAAGTCTGACGAAAAAAATGCTTCTTCTATCGCAGGAAGAGTTTCTAACGCTTTGATGTACGGAAAAAATACTTCAAGAGGTGAATTTGAAACTGTTGAATCAATCAACAAAATCCAATTATCTGACGTACAGAACACTTACAAAAAATATTACGCGCCGGACAACGCTTATTTAGTAATCGTTGGAGATGTGAAATTTGATCAGGTAAAACCATTAATCGAGAAAGCATTCAGCGGTTGGAAAAAAGCAAACACGCCCATTACACCACTAGAACCATCTGGAAATGTTGCTAAAACCGAAATCAATGTTGTTGATGTACCTTCGGCTGTACAGTCTGTTGTTTCTTTAAACAACCTGAACACGCTGAAAATGAAAGATGCCAACTACTTCCCTGCAACAATCGCCAACTACATCCTTGGTGGTGGTGGTGAAGCGAGACTTTTCATGAACCTTCGTGAGAAAAACGGATTCACATATGGGGCTTATTCAAGCATGAGCGCAAGCAAATATTCTCCACAGTTTTCGGCAAGTGCAAGTGTAAGAAACGAGGTTACAGATAAAGCTGTTAAGGAATTCATAAATGAACTTAACGCAATTTCTACTGTAAAACCAGAAGAGCTGGAAAATGCTAAAGCAAAATTGAAAGGTTCTTTCATCATGTCTTTAGAGCAACCTGCAACGATTGCAAGATTTGCTGTAAACCAAAAAGTTCAGGATCTTCCTGCTGATTTTTATACAAATTACTTAAAATCTATCGATAAAGTAACTGCTGCAGATGTTTCAAACGCTGTAAAAACTACAATTTTACCAAACCAAAGCAGAATTTTCATTGCTGGTAAAGCTTCTGATATTTCTGAAGGATTGGAAAAATTAGGTTACCCTGTAAAATATTTTGATAAAGAAGCAAATCCTGTAGCAAAACCAACTGTACAAAAAGTTGACGCTAGTGTAAGTGTAGCTTCTATCGCTGACAAATACATTGCTGCAATCGGAGGAAAAGCTAATCTGGCTAAAATTTCTTCTTATACAATGAACGCTTCAATGTCTATGCAAGGGCAAAATATTGATTTTAAAATTGTTAAAGCTCAGGGTGGTAAAGAATTAACTACAGTAACTGCAATGGGACAAGTAGTTCAGAAACAGGTATTTGACGGAAAAACAGGTTTTTCTGAGCAAATGGGTAAAAAGGTTGAGATGAAACCTGAACAAATTGCTGAAAAACAAAAAAACACTGAACTTTTCGAAGAATTAGGTTTCGCAAAATCTGCTGATTACAAATTAGGAGGAATTGAGAAAATCGGTGGTGAAGATTCTTACGCAATCAAAGGAAATGATACAACATATTATTACAGCGTTGCTACAGGTCTGAAAACCGGAGAAACTAAAAAAATAAAAGTTCAGGGTCAGGAAATGACTATTCCTTCAGTATTCTCTAACTACAAAGACGTAAACGGTGTTAAAATGCCTTATACAATCTCTGTAAACCAAATGGGAATGGATATGACGATGAATGTGAAATCATACGAAGTGAACAAAGCTACTGATGCTGATTTTAAATAA
- a CDS encoding aminoacyl-histidine dipeptidase, producing the protein MELSNIEPQIIWKNFSKLNAVPRPSKKEGKVIAFIKEFGENLGLETTVDKVGNVIIKKPATAGMENRKSVVLQSHLDMVCQKNNDVNFDFETEGIKMEIDGDWVKAKGTTLGADNGLGVATIMSILESSDIPHPDLEALFTIDEETGMTGALGLKPGQLTGQILLNLDTEEDDEIDIGCAGGIDVTITQNYETEAAKGQIIRFEVKGLQGGHSGMDIHKGFGNANIILGRLLYKALEKENIQLISIDGGGLRNAIPREGVAIASVRNAQEFIEELTNGLKKEILEEFATVEPNLQINVENSTSSEKAISEADSKKIILTLKSLHNGVYRMSPDVKDLVESSNNVARVELNEGGLKILNLSRSSVDSSKDSVAEQLKSVAELAGMNTVFSGSYPGWKPKLGSEIVQLMEKIYTEKFTEKPHVVACHAGLECGIIGANYPEMEMVSFGPTIRGAHSPDEKANISSTQKFWGFTKDILANIPLK; encoded by the coding sequence ATGGAATTATCTAATATAGAACCGCAGATTATCTGGAAAAATTTCTCCAAATTAAATGCTGTTCCAAGACCATCAAAAAAAGAAGGAAAAGTAATTGCTTTCATCAAAGAATTTGGTGAAAATTTAGGATTGGAAACTACAGTTGATAAAGTAGGAAACGTTATCATTAAAAAACCTGCAACAGCAGGAATGGAAAACCGTAAATCGGTTGTTCTTCAATCTCATTTAGATATGGTTTGCCAGAAAAATAATGATGTAAATTTTGATTTTGAAACCGAAGGAATCAAAATGGAGATCGACGGAGACTGGGTAAAGGCAAAAGGTACAACTTTGGGAGCTGACAACGGTTTGGGAGTTGCTACGATCATGTCGATTTTAGAAAGTTCAGACATTCCGCATCCTGATTTGGAAGCTTTGTTTACGATTGACGAAGAAACAGGAATGACAGGAGCTTTAGGTTTAAAGCCAGGACAATTAACCGGTCAAATTTTATTAAATCTTGATACAGAAGAAGATGACGAGATCGATATCGGTTGCGCAGGGGGAATTGATGTTACCATTACCCAAAACTATGAAACTGAAGCTGCAAAAGGGCAAATTATAAGATTCGAGGTTAAAGGATTACAAGGAGGTCACTCAGGAATGGATATCCACAAAGGATTTGGGAATGCAAATATTATCCTGGGAAGATTGCTTTACAAAGCTTTAGAAAAAGAAAATATCCAGTTAATTTCTATCGATGGCGGCGGATTGAGAAATGCAATTCCGAGAGAAGGTGTTGCGATTGCTTCCGTAAGAAATGCTCAGGAATTTATCGAAGAATTAACGAATGGGCTTAAAAAAGAAATTTTAGAAGAATTTGCAACCGTAGAACCTAATCTTCAAATTAATGTTGAGAATTCTACATCATCTGAAAAGGCAATTTCTGAAGCAGATTCGAAGAAAATTATTTTAACACTGAAATCTCTTCACAACGGTGTTTACAGAATGAGTCCGGATGTAAAAGATCTTGTAGAATCATCAAACAACGTAGCAAGAGTAGAATTAAATGAAGGTGGATTAAAAATCTTAAACCTTTCGAGATCATCGGTTGATTCTTCAAAAGATTCTGTGGCAGAACAATTAAAATCTGTAGCAGAATTAGCAGGAATGAATACTGTATTCAGTGGTTCTTATCCTGGATGGAAGCCAAAACTGGGTTCTGAAATCGTTCAGCTAATGGAGAAAATCTACACTGAAAAATTTACAGAAAAGCCACACGTTGTAGCTTGTCACGCAGGTTTAGAGTGTGGAATCATCGGAGCCAATTATCCTGAAATGGAAATGGTAAGCTTCGGACCGACAATCCGTGGAGCTCACTCTCCGGATGAAAAGGCAAATATTTCTTCAACACAGAAATTCTGGGGTTTTACTAAAGACATTTTAGCAAATATTCCTTTAAAATAA
- a CDS encoding NAD-dependent epimerase/dehydratase family protein yields the protein MKILITGGAGFIGSKLSLELKEKGYEVTVLDNLSSQIHGENPDEDSPLYRSILGKVNFIKGDVANFEDWEKAIDGQEVIIHFAAETGTGQSMYQIEKYTDVNVSGTAKMLDLLVNKPHIVKKVIIASSRAVYGEGKYLHPELGLIYPRPRNVEEMRNGKFEIMYPDGQMLRALPTDEESKIHPTSIYGITKYTQEQMVMTACSSMGVAPVAVRFQNVYGEGQSLLNPYTGILSIFSSQILNGNDINVFEDGNESRDFIHVDDAVEATIKCIENDAANGEIFNVGTGVSTSVTTVAENLRKFYNIDFEINVSGQFRLGDIRHNFADISKIKSKLNFQPKISFEEGMSKFTNWVLQQNIQNVKFKESLDEMKVKGLLK from the coding sequence ATGAAAATACTCATTACAGGAGGAGCCGGATTTATTGGAAGTAAGTTGTCTTTAGAACTTAAGGAAAAAGGGTATGAAGTTACAGTTTTAGATAATCTTTCTTCGCAGATTCACGGAGAAAATCCTGATGAAGATTCTCCTTTGTACAGAAGTATTTTGGGTAAAGTGAATTTCATTAAAGGTGATGTTGCCAACTTTGAAGATTGGGAAAAAGCCATTGATGGACAGGAAGTTATTATTCATTTTGCGGCAGAAACGGGAACCGGGCAATCAATGTACCAGATTGAAAAATATACAGATGTTAATGTTTCAGGAACGGCAAAAATGCTCGATCTTTTGGTAAATAAGCCACATATTGTAAAAAAAGTGATCATTGCTTCTTCCAGAGCGGTTTATGGTGAAGGAAAATATTTGCATCCTGAATTAGGATTGATTTATCCAAGGCCAAGAAATGTTGAAGAAATGCGAAACGGAAAATTTGAAATAATGTATCCTGACGGACAAATGCTTCGGGCTTTACCGACTGATGAAGAATCAAAAATACACCCGACTTCCATCTACGGGATTACAAAATATACTCAGGAACAGATGGTTATGACGGCTTGTTCTTCAATGGGAGTTGCTCCGGTAGCAGTAAGGTTTCAAAATGTGTATGGTGAAGGTCAGTCTTTATTAAATCCATATACAGGAATTTTATCCATTTTTTCATCACAGATTCTTAACGGAAATGACATCAATGTTTTTGAAGACGGAAACGAATCCAGAGACTTTATTCATGTTGATGATGCCGTGGAAGCGACGATTAAATGTATCGAAAATGATGCTGCAAACGGCGAGATCTTCAATGTGGGAACCGGAGTTTCAACATCAGTGACCACTGTCGCAGAAAATTTGCGTAAATTTTATAATATTGATTTTGAAATTAATGTTTCCGGACAGTTTCGTTTGGGAGACATCAGACATAATTTTGCAGACATTAGTAAAATAAAATCAAAGTTGAATTTTCAGCCAAAAATATCTTTTGAAGAAGGAATGTCGAAGTTTACGAATTGGGTATTGCAGCAAAATATTCAGAATGTGAAATTCAAAGAGTCTTTAGACGAAATGAAAGTAAAAGGACTTTTAAAATGA
- the recR gene encoding recombination mediator RecR, giving the protein MDYPSKVLAKAVDEIAGLPGIGRKTALRLALHLLKQPNSRATSLGNSLINLVNEIKYCKDCHNFSDFEVCEICTNEKRNDEVICIVEDVRDVIAIENTGKYTGKYLILGGKISPMEGIGPNQLNIPSIERKLNEGRVKEFIFALSATMEGDTTAYYIYKKFKGFNINFSSIARGISVGDELEYADEISLGRSIMNRLPYNEGNS; this is encoded by the coding sequence ATGGATTACCCAAGTAAAGTTTTGGCAAAAGCGGTGGATGAAATTGCCGGATTACCCGGAATAGGGAGAAAAACGGCTTTGCGTTTAGCACTACATTTATTGAAACAACCCAATTCCAGAGCGACAAGCCTTGGGAATTCTTTAATTAATCTCGTTAATGAAATAAAATACTGTAAAGATTGTCATAATTTTTCTGATTTTGAAGTCTGCGAAATATGCACCAATGAAAAAAGAAATGACGAAGTGATTTGTATCGTAGAAGATGTTCGGGACGTGATTGCAATTGAAAATACGGGAAAATATACGGGGAAATATTTAATTTTAGGCGGGAAAATTTCTCCTATGGAGGGAATAGGACCCAATCAACTGAATATTCCGAGTATCGAAAGAAAATTGAATGAAGGAAGGGTAAAAGAATTTATTTTTGCTTTGAGTGCAACAATGGAAGGCGATACAACGGCGTATTATATTTATAAAAAATTTAAAGGATTTAATATAAATTTCTCAAGTATTGCAAGAGGAATTTCGGTAGGAGATGAGCTGGAATATGCCGATGAAATCTCCTTGGGAAGATCGATTATGAATAGGTTGCCATATAATGAAGGAAATTCTTAA